From the Diospyros lotus cultivar Yz01 chromosome 13, ASM1463336v1, whole genome shotgun sequence genome, one window contains:
- the LOC127788689 gene encoding transcription factor bHLH140 isoform X2: protein MEQRANFMKLGSPQVDMHALVLDLPAKLCISRSVKRTGHEGNLQGGKAAAVVNRMLQKKELPKLSEGFSRITFCQNENDVQGAISIYSALGPMDSLPSGCFGQKNPDTKIQLGIMKFLKKVNTPVNTASRENSSKDSVTTDFVKDNDSGFKGPEDASGTAGKVKEHEDLAVGSVNCDSSFGNIPTLAFPSISTADFQFDLEKASDIIVEKVEEFVTKLGNARLVLVDLSRESKILALVRAKARWKNINSDKFLTFVGNITRLYSEGGLRCNVIANAANWRLKPGGGGVNAAVYSAAGPDLDVATKERARSLSPGKALVVPLPSTSPLFIREGVTHVIHVLGPNMNPQRPNFLNNDYMKGCKILREAYTSVFDGFASIISFQEPQHKDTTERHGSALSESPLDCQISCMNQYSNADQKVKREGIYESERNKKCKGLQEECGSEATGATDIKENTSSGKKNESKPAAWGSWAQALYRIAMQPEKHKDTVLEISDDIVLLNDLYPKAKKHLLVLARCNGLDQLADVRKEHLELLRTMHAVGLKWAEKYLSEDKTLVFRLGYHSCPSMRQLHLHVISQDFNSEYLRNKKHWNSFNSPFFRDSVDVMEEIDKHGQVTLEDDRLLTMELRCHRCRSAHPNIPRLKSHIAQCQAPFPAPLLQNGRLVLVLEKDGTAQ from the exons ATGGAACAACGTGCTAACTTTATGAAGCTTGGTAGCCCACAAGTAGATATGCATGCTCTGGTGCTTGATCTTCCTGCAAAGCTTTGCATATCCCGTTCTGTAAAGAGGACTGGGCATGAAGGAAATTTACAAGGTGGAAAAGCTGCAGCTGTTGTGAATAGAATGTTGCAAAAGAAGGAATTACCTAAACTCAGTGAAGGATTTTCGAGGATCACTTTTTGCCAGAATGAAAATGATGTTCAAGGGGCTATTAGCATCTATAGTGCTCTTGGCCCAATGGATTCCCTTCCAAGTGGCTGCTTTGGCCAGAAAAACCCTGATACCAAAATTCAGCTTGGTATAATGAAGTTCCTCAAAAAAGTGAATACCCCTGTTAATACTGCATCCAGAGAAAATAGCTCAAAAGATTCTGTGACCACTGATTTTGTCAAAGACAATGATTCTGGATTTAAAGGGCCAGAAGATGCTAGTGGAACTGCTGGTAAGGTAAAGGAACATGAAGATCTGGCTGTGGGTTCTGTTAATTGCGATTCTTCTTTTGGCAATATTCCAACTTTGGCATTTCCATCTATTTCAACTGCTGATTTCCAGTTTGATCTTGAAAAGGCATCTGATATTATTGTTGAGAAAGTTGAGGAGTTTGTGACTAAGCTTGGAAATGCTAGGCTTGTTCTTGTTGACTTATCTCGTGAATCCAAGATCTTGGCTTTGGTTAGGGCTAAGGCTAGATGGAAGAATATTAACTCTGATAAGTTCCTGACGTTTGTGGGAAATATAACTCGACTATATTCTGAAGGAGGTTTACGCTGCAATGTGATAGCTAATGCTGCTAATTG GCGGTTAAAACCTGGAGGTGGAGGTGTCAATGCTGCTGTATATAGTGCTGCAGGTCCAGACCTGGATGTGGCAACCAAGGAACGTGCTAGGTCTCTTTCCCCTGGAAAAGCTTTGGTTGTACCTCTTCCTTCAACTTCTCCCTTGTTTATTAGGGAAGGGGTTACCCATGTCATACATGTTCTTGGTCCAAATATGAACCCACAAAGGCCAAACTTTCTCAACAATGACTATATGAAGGGTTGCAAAATTCTTCGTGAGGCTTACACTTCAGTTTTTGATGGTTTTGCATCTATAATTAGTTTCCAAGAACCACAGCATAAGGATACGACTGAAAGACATGGATCTGCACTGTCAGAGTCCCCACTTGACTGTCAGATAAGTTGTATGAATCAATATTCAAATGCTGATCAGAAGGTCAAGAGAGAGGGTATCTATGAATCCGAGAGAAACAAAAAGTGCAAAGGCCTTCAAGAAGAATGTGGGAGTGAAGCAACTGGTGCTACAGACATAAAGGAGAATACAAGTAgtggaaagaaaaatgaaagcaagCCTGCGGCCTGGGGGTCGTGGGCTCAAGCTCTTTATCGTATTGCCATGCAGCCTGAGAAGCATAAAGATACTGTGTTAGAGATCTCAGATGACATTGTTTTGCTGAATGATCTTTATCCAAAA GCAAAAAAGCACCTTTTAGTTTTGGCACGTTGCAATGGTCTTGACCAACTTGCTGATGTCCGTAAAGAACACCTTGAGCTATTAAGGACAATGCATGCTGTGGGCTTGAAGTGGGCTGAGAAATATCTAAGTGAAGACAAAACATTAGTTTTCCGCCTTGGGTACCATTCG TGCCCATCAATGCGGCAATTGCACCTTCATGTAATTAGTCAGGACTTCAATTCTGAATATCTGAGGAATAAGAAGCACTGGAATTCATTCAATTCTCCTTTCTTCCGTGACTCGGTGGATGTGATGGAGGAAATCGATAAGCATGGACAAGTCACCTTGGAAGATGATAGGCTCTTGACGATGGAGTTGCGCTGCCACCGGTGTCGAAGTGCACACCCCAACATACCCCGCCTTAAATCTCATATAGCCCAGTGTCAAGCCCCCTTTCCCGCACCTCTGCTCCAAAATGGTCGTCTAGTGCTTGTCCTGGAGAAAGATGGCACCGCTCAATAG
- the LOC127788689 gene encoding transcription factor bHLH140 isoform X1 yields the protein MEVDAESSIKCEKDEQSKAIMVILVGAPGSGKSTFCDLVMEASTRPWVRICQDSIGAGKAGTKTQCLTAAAAALKDGKSVFIDRCNLDMEQRANFMKLGSPQVDMHALVLDLPAKLCISRSVKRTGHEGNLQGGKAAAVVNRMLQKKELPKLSEGFSRITFCQNENDVQGAISIYSALGPMDSLPSGCFGQKNPDTKIQLGIMKFLKKVNTPVNTASRENSSKDSVTTDFVKDNDSGFKGPEDASGTAGKVKEHEDLAVGSVNCDSSFGNIPTLAFPSISTADFQFDLEKASDIIVEKVEEFVTKLGNARLVLVDLSRESKILALVRAKARWKNINSDKFLTFVGNITRLYSEGGLRCNVIANAANWRLKPGGGGVNAAVYSAAGPDLDVATKERARSLSPGKALVVPLPSTSPLFIREGVTHVIHVLGPNMNPQRPNFLNNDYMKGCKILREAYTSVFDGFASIISFQEPQHKDTTERHGSALSESPLDCQISCMNQYSNADQKVKREGIYESERNKKCKGLQEECGSEATGATDIKENTSSGKKNESKPAAWGSWAQALYRIAMQPEKHKDTVLEISDDIVLLNDLYPKAKKHLLVLARCNGLDQLADVRKEHLELLRTMHAVGLKWAEKYLSEDKTLVFRLGYHSCPSMRQLHLHVISQDFNSEYLRNKKHWNSFNSPFFRDSVDVMEEIDKHGQVTLEDDRLLTMELRCHRCRSAHPNIPRLKSHIAQCQAPFPAPLLQNGRLVLVLEKDGTAQ from the exons ATGGAAGTCGACGCCGAATCCTCGATCAAGT GTGAAAAGGACGAGCAGAGCAAGGCAATTATGGTGATACTGGTGGGTGCGCCCGGTAGCGGCAAGTCCACCTTCTGCGACCTCGTCATGGAAGCCTCTACCCGCCCCTGGGTTCGTATCTGCCag GACAGTATTGGTGCCGGTAAAGCGGGAACAAAAACTCAGTGTCTTACAGCTGCAGCTGCTGCATTGAAAGATGGAAAAAGTGTATTTATCGACAGATGCAATCTTGATATGGAACAACGTGCTAACTTTATGAAGCTTGGTAGCCCACAAGTAGATATGCATGCTCTGGTGCTTGATCTTCCTGCAAAGCTTTGCATATCCCGTTCTGTAAAGAGGACTGGGCATGAAGGAAATTTACAAGGTGGAAAAGCTGCAGCTGTTGTGAATAGAATGTTGCAAAAGAAGGAATTACCTAAACTCAGTGAAGGATTTTCGAGGATCACTTTTTGCCAGAATGAAAATGATGTTCAAGGGGCTATTAGCATCTATAGTGCTCTTGGCCCAATGGATTCCCTTCCAAGTGGCTGCTTTGGCCAGAAAAACCCTGATACCAAAATTCAGCTTGGTATAATGAAGTTCCTCAAAAAAGTGAATACCCCTGTTAATACTGCATCCAGAGAAAATAGCTCAAAAGATTCTGTGACCACTGATTTTGTCAAAGACAATGATTCTGGATTTAAAGGGCCAGAAGATGCTAGTGGAACTGCTGGTAAGGTAAAGGAACATGAAGATCTGGCTGTGGGTTCTGTTAATTGCGATTCTTCTTTTGGCAATATTCCAACTTTGGCATTTCCATCTATTTCAACTGCTGATTTCCAGTTTGATCTTGAAAAGGCATCTGATATTATTGTTGAGAAAGTTGAGGAGTTTGTGACTAAGCTTGGAAATGCTAGGCTTGTTCTTGTTGACTTATCTCGTGAATCCAAGATCTTGGCTTTGGTTAGGGCTAAGGCTAGATGGAAGAATATTAACTCTGATAAGTTCCTGACGTTTGTGGGAAATATAACTCGACTATATTCTGAAGGAGGTTTACGCTGCAATGTGATAGCTAATGCTGCTAATTG GCGGTTAAAACCTGGAGGTGGAGGTGTCAATGCTGCTGTATATAGTGCTGCAGGTCCAGACCTGGATGTGGCAACCAAGGAACGTGCTAGGTCTCTTTCCCCTGGAAAAGCTTTGGTTGTACCTCTTCCTTCAACTTCTCCCTTGTTTATTAGGGAAGGGGTTACCCATGTCATACATGTTCTTGGTCCAAATATGAACCCACAAAGGCCAAACTTTCTCAACAATGACTATATGAAGGGTTGCAAAATTCTTCGTGAGGCTTACACTTCAGTTTTTGATGGTTTTGCATCTATAATTAGTTTCCAAGAACCACAGCATAAGGATACGACTGAAAGACATGGATCTGCACTGTCAGAGTCCCCACTTGACTGTCAGATAAGTTGTATGAATCAATATTCAAATGCTGATCAGAAGGTCAAGAGAGAGGGTATCTATGAATCCGAGAGAAACAAAAAGTGCAAAGGCCTTCAAGAAGAATGTGGGAGTGAAGCAACTGGTGCTACAGACATAAAGGAGAATACAAGTAgtggaaagaaaaatgaaagcaagCCTGCGGCCTGGGGGTCGTGGGCTCAAGCTCTTTATCGTATTGCCATGCAGCCTGAGAAGCATAAAGATACTGTGTTAGAGATCTCAGATGACATTGTTTTGCTGAATGATCTTTATCCAAAA GCAAAAAAGCACCTTTTAGTTTTGGCACGTTGCAATGGTCTTGACCAACTTGCTGATGTCCGTAAAGAACACCTTGAGCTATTAAGGACAATGCATGCTGTGGGCTTGAAGTGGGCTGAGAAATATCTAAGTGAAGACAAAACATTAGTTTTCCGCCTTGGGTACCATTCG TGCCCATCAATGCGGCAATTGCACCTTCATGTAATTAGTCAGGACTTCAATTCTGAATATCTGAGGAATAAGAAGCACTGGAATTCATTCAATTCTCCTTTCTTCCGTGACTCGGTGGATGTGATGGAGGAAATCGATAAGCATGGACAAGTCACCTTGGAAGATGATAGGCTCTTGACGATGGAGTTGCGCTGCCACCGGTGTCGAAGTGCACACCCCAACATACCCCGCCTTAAATCTCATATAGCCCAGTGTCAAGCCCCCTTTCCCGCACCTCTGCTCCAAAATGGTCGTCTAGTGCTTGTCCTGGAGAAAGATGGCACCGCTCAATAG